From Microcystis aeruginosa NIES-2549, a single genomic window includes:
- a CDS encoding histidine phosphatase family protein yields MCLMLYFLRHGQTAYSKTGGYCGTPENDPGLTAEGIEMAQEFADVYRSLPWRAAYVSPLQRAIQTAKPLCEAVGLKLEIRQGLQEIGYGLWEGMHPNDIDRQYHDLYVRWLTDPAWNAPPNGERGIDIARRSAAVLEEIEHTHSDGNILIVSHKATIRIMLCSLMGIDVGRYRDRFEMPVAAVSIVELGSRGPLFHGIGLRSHLSEYLRSLPCT; encoded by the coding sequence ATGTGCTTGATGTTATATTTTCTGCGACACGGACAAACGGCCTATAGCAAAACGGGAGGATACTGTGGTACTCCAGAAAATGACCCCGGTTTGACTGCCGAAGGCATCGAAATGGCGCAGGAATTCGCCGATGTCTATCGTTCTTTACCTTGGCGTGCAGCCTACGTCAGTCCCCTACAAAGAGCTATTCAAACCGCTAAACCCCTCTGTGAAGCGGTGGGACTGAAATTAGAAATCCGCCAGGGATTACAAGAGATCGGTTATGGTCTTTGGGAAGGTATGCACCCCAACGATATCGATCGTCAATATCATGATCTCTATGTGCGCTGGTTGACGGATCCGGCTTGGAATGCTCCCCCCAACGGGGAAAGGGGGATCGATATCGCCCGTCGTTCCGCAGCCGTTTTGGAGGAAATTGAACACACCCACAGTGATGGCAATATCCTGATCGTTTCCCACAAGGCTACCATCCGGATCATGCTCTGTAGTCTGATGGGCATCGATGTGGGCCGTTATCGCGATCGATTTGAAATGCCCGTGGCCGCTGTCAGTATTGTCGAATTAGGCAGTCGTGGCCCGCTTTTCCATGGCATCGGTTTACGTTCCCACCTCAGTGAGTACCTGCGTTCTCTTCCTTGCACCTAA
- a CDS encoding histidine phosphatase family protein, producing MSLKLYFLRHGETTASQAGSFCGRLDLPLTPAGDEMAKDFALVYRDVPWTGIYSSPLKRTLATAIPLSDLLGIPIQKREGLKEIAYGQWEGKTAAEVNREFHDDYVRWLADPGWNSPTGGEKGIDIARRSSEVLEEIDHNHDDGHILIVSHKATIRIMLCSLLGIDIGRYRDRIAMPVASVTIVELAEHGPLFQVMGDRSYLRNDLRWRAGT from the coding sequence ATGAGTCTAAAACTTTACTTTTTGCGTCATGGCGAAACCACAGCCAGTCAAGCGGGTAGTTTTTGCGGTCGATTAGACTTGCCACTAACCCCGGCCGGGGATGAAATGGCCAAGGATTTCGCCCTTGTCTATCGAGATGTGCCTTGGACAGGGATCTATTCTAGTCCCCTCAAGCGCACCCTGGCCACCGCCATCCCTTTAAGCGATCTCTTAGGGATTCCCATCCAGAAACGGGAAGGATTAAAAGAGATTGCCTACGGCCAATGGGAGGGAAAAACCGCAGCCGAGGTTAATCGGGAGTTTCATGATGATTATGTGCGCTGGTTAGCAGATCCGGGCTGGAATTCTCCCACGGGGGGCGAAAAAGGCATCGATATCGCTCGCCGCAGTTCGGAAGTATTAGAGGAAATCGACCATAATCACGATGATGGCCATATTTTGATCGTTTCCCATAAAGCAACGATCCGAATCATGTTATGTTCTCTTTTAGGCATTGATATCGGCCGTTATCGCGATCGAATTGCCATGCCCGTGGCCTCGGTGACGATCGTCGAATTAGCCGAACACGGTCCCCTCTTTCAAGTTATGGGCGATCGCTCTTACCTCCGCAATGACCTACGCTGGCGAGCGGGAACCTAA
- the ndk gene encoding nucleoside-diphosphate kinase yields MERTFLMIKPDGVQRNLVGEIIQRFEAKGFTLVGLKMMQVSSELAEKHYAVHKERPFFRSLVDFITSSPVVAMVWQGEGVIASARKIIGATNPLNAEPGTIRGDFGISVGRNLIHGSDGPDTAKDEVSLWFSDAELANWTPAITPWVVE; encoded by the coding sequence ATGGAACGCACTTTCTTAATGATTAAACCCGACGGTGTACAGCGCAATCTGGTGGGGGAAATTATTCAACGCTTTGAAGCTAAAGGTTTTACGCTGGTTGGGTTGAAAATGATGCAGGTTTCTAGCGAATTAGCGGAAAAACACTACGCTGTTCATAAAGAAAGACCCTTTTTCCGTTCTCTAGTCGATTTTATTACTTCCTCCCCCGTGGTGGCTATGGTTTGGCAAGGAGAAGGAGTAATTGCCTCCGCTAGAAAAATTATTGGCGCCACTAATCCCCTCAATGCCGAACCGGGTACGATTCGCGGTGATTTTGGCATTAGTGTTGGACGCAATCTTATCCATGGTTCCGATGGTCCAGATACCGCCAAAGATGAAGTTAGTCTCTGGTTTAGCGATGCAGAATTGGCTAATTGGACTCCCGCCATCACTCCCTGGGTCGTAGAGTAA
- a CDS encoding RluA family pseudouridine synthase, with product MANQGWIYRDKISKNQAGLSLLAYYTGKYPHSSPEEWLDRILSAAILVNGRPACPDTVLEIGQQLTYQRPPWTEPEVPLFFEVLYEDAEVLVVAKPSGLPVLAGGGFLEHTLIHLVHQHYAEVTPYPIHRLGRGTSGIVLMAKSKPARAKLSQQMREGKITKIYRALVGRGDIPDNFTINQAIGKIAHPILGYVYGALTDGLSARSDGRVLKKHPDSTLLEVQIFTGRPHQIRIHLAFFGYPLIGDPLYGLGGLPRPNAVPGDCGYYLHANQILFNHPSTGERISICCPAPPELVDRLLAEVRQQKEE from the coding sequence ATGGCCAATCAAGGTTGGATTTATCGAGATAAAATTAGCAAAAATCAGGCAGGATTAAGCCTATTAGCCTACTATACGGGCAAATATCCCCATTCTAGCCCAGAAGAATGGCTTGATCGCATTTTATCAGCAGCAATTCTAGTCAACGGTCGTCCCGCTTGCCCCGATACAGTTTTAGAAATCGGGCAGCAATTGACCTATCAGCGCCCACCTTGGACAGAACCGGAAGTGCCGCTCTTTTTTGAGGTACTCTACGAGGATGCCGAGGTGTTAGTGGTGGCGAAACCTTCGGGATTACCCGTGTTAGCGGGGGGTGGATTTCTCGAACATACTCTCATCCATCTGGTGCATCAGCATTATGCCGAGGTCACTCCCTATCCAATTCATCGTCTTGGTCGCGGCACTTCCGGTATAGTCTTAATGGCGAAATCAAAGCCAGCTAGAGCTAAATTGAGTCAACAGATGCGAGAGGGGAAAATTACCAAAATATATCGAGCTTTAGTGGGTCGGGGCGACATACCGGATAACTTTACTATTAATCAAGCGATCGGGAAAATCGCCCATCCCATTTTAGGCTACGTTTACGGTGCGCTCACAGATGGGTTATCGGCCCGCAGTGATGGTCGAGTCTTAAAAAAACATCCTGATAGTACCCTATTAGAAGTACAAATTTTTACGGGCAGACCCCATCAAATTCGCATTCATCTGGCCTTTTTTGGCTATCCCTTAATCGGTGATCCCTTGTATGGTCTGGGGGGATTACCGCGACCGAATGCGGTCCCAGGAGATTGTGGTTATTATCTCCATGCCAATCAAATCCTTTTTAATCATCCCAGTACAGGGGAAAGAATCTCTATTTGTTGTCCAGCACCGCCGGAATTAGTGGATAGACTTCTTGCAGAAGTCAGGCAACAGAAAGAAGAATAG